Proteins from one Deinococcus apachensis DSM 19763 genomic window:
- a CDS encoding Sec-independent protein translocase subunit TatA/TatB, producing MPNIGPGELLVILLIALLVFGPKKLPELGKSLGSGIREFRKGTQGLKEELEGSFRETPGPAPVQTVVAQAVVPPVTPANATPVSPQAVTPAADETPRS from the coding sequence ATGCCCAACATCGGACCCGGTGAACTGCTCGTTATCCTGCTGATCGCGCTGCTCGTCTTTGGCCCCAAGAAGCTCCCCGAACTCGGCAAGAGCCTCGGCTCGGGCATCCGCGAGTTCCGCAAGGGCACCCAGGGCCTCAAGGAGGAGCTGGAGGGCAGCTTCCGCGAGACGCCCGGCCCCGCCCCCGTCCAGACGGTCGTCGCGCAGGCCGTCGTCCCGCCCGTTACCCCGGCCAATGCCACCCCGGTGTCTCCGCAGGCCGTCACGCCTGCTGCGGACGAGACCCCGCGTTCCTGA
- a CDS encoding GrpB family protein produces the protein MNTSVLVLRYDRDRPGRYAAESHRIRAALGHDLAAIEHIGSTSIPGLVAKPTIDLLVGVGTLPLPPRVFWAFWELGYVHMPGLGTSERLFFGRGRGTPEPYNVHVVVPGSAVWKDNLAFRDFLRTHPQVASEYAEIKRWAAQDPPHYGERKSPFIEATLEQARAWAGRSDA, from the coding sequence ATGAACACGTCCGTGCTGGTACTCCGTTACGACCGGGATCGGCCCGGCCGATATGCCGCGGAGTCGCACCGAATCCGCGCGGCGCTGGGTCATGACCTGGCGGCCATCGAGCATATCGGCAGCACGTCCATTCCCGGACTGGTGGCCAAGCCGACCATTGATCTCCTCGTCGGCGTGGGCACCCTTCCCCTTCCGCCGCGGGTGTTCTGGGCCTTCTGGGAACTGGGCTACGTGCATATGCCGGGCCTGGGAACGTCAGAGCGGCTGTTCTTCGGAAGGGGGCGGGGAACGCCTGAGCCGTACAACGTTCATGTCGTCGTCCCCGGAAGTGCGGTGTGGAAGGACAATCTGGCGTTCCGGGACTTCCTGAGAACTCACCCGCAGGTTGCGTCGGAATACGCGGAGATCAAGCGCTGGGCGGCCCAGGACCCGCCGCACTACGGCGAGCGCAAGAGCCCGTTCATTGAGGCGACGTTGGAGCAGGCCAGGGCCTGGGCGGGTCGGTCTGACGCCTGA